The following DNA comes from Sphingopyxis sp. BSN-002.
CGTCGTCAGCGGCGCGGCGCCGAGTTGTGTCACGCTGGGCGCCGCCTCATCGCTGTTGAAGCTGGTGACGATCGAGAAATTCTTCGACAACACCCAGTTCAGGCTGGCGCCCCAGCTCTTCAGCGTCTCGAAATCGCTCGGCTTTTCGACCTCGGCGCTGAGGTTCGCCGACAGGCGGATTGGCCCGGCATGATATTCGGGATCGAGCAGCGGGATATTGAGCGAACCAAAGACGCTCGGCAGATCGCGCGACAGGTCGCTCGTCGTGATCGTCGCACCGCGCTCCGACCGGCTGTCGTAGCGCAGCCCGCTGTAGCTGCCGGTTACCGAGGCGCGAACCGGTCCGGCCCAGCCGTCGCCGAGGCTGCCCGAGAAATTGACGTTGCCGCCGAAATTCTGGCTGCTGCTGTCGAAGCGATCGCGGGTCGTGCCGATGCGGTCGGTGAAGATGCGCTGGTCGGAATCGCTGTAATTGCTTGTCGCGGCCCAACGCCAGTCGCCGAGCATCCCGTTGACGCTGGCAGTAGCGGTGATGTTCTGCGTCCGGCTGTCGCGGCGCAGCGGATCGCTGACCCCGCCAGCGCCGGGGCCGAGCAGCGAAAGACTGTCCGTCTGGTCGAAGCGCAGATTGAGCGACGCATCGGTCACCTTGTTCAGGCTGCGCTGGATCGTCCCGTCGATCGAATAGGTGTCGGTCGCCGGAAGCAGGCTGCGCGCGACCGCTTCGGCGGCGTCATTCGTCGCGGGGTCGTAGCGCAGGTCGCGCTCGCTCTCACGCAGGATCGTCGCATGTTCCCAGCCCGCGTTGATGTTCACGCGGCCGTTCTTGCCGATCATCAGGAAGCTTGGGTCGATCTCGCTCTGGAAACGTCCGCCCTGCGTCGGGATGCCGCCTTCGGCTTCGACGGCGATCTGACGGAAATTCGGCTTGAGCACCAGGTTCACGACGCGGTCGGTCGCAGCATACCCATATTGCAGCGCGACCTCTTCGGGGAAAATCTCGACCTTCGCGATCGCTTCGGGGGGCAGGTTGCGCACCTCGCCAAAGCCGCCGATGCGGCGACCGTTGACGAGGATGATCGGCCGGCCGCTGCCGCGTCCGCGTCCCGAGCGTGTCTGCGGCGCGAGCGCATCGAGCAGTTCCGAGACGTTCGAAACGCCATAGCTGGCGATCGCCGCCTCATCGAGTTCGGCTTCGGCCGCGATATCGGTGTCGAGTTGTCCTGCAAGCCGCGGCGCGGTGACGACAATCTCGTCCTGATCATATTGATCGTCGTCCTGATCCGCAGGCGCCGCGGCAGGCTCGGCGGGTTGATCGACCGCATCGACAGCAACTGCAGCCGCCGTCTCGGTCTCTGCCATAGCCGGCATCGCCAGCGAGGCGCCCGCCGCCAGAAGCAGCGCGCGGGTCGAAAGGGAAAGACGATATTTTTTCATTGGAGGAGAGGCCTTGTTTCTTTTCTGTCTTGGCTTTTTCTTGTCACGCCGGGGCTTAACACCCGCTGACGCCGCCCTTTGTTCGCGGTTCAGTTATGTCGCAATTGTCGCAACAATGTGTCGAGGCGACGCCTCTTCCACGAACGGCCCATATCGACCGCTGGACAGCAGGGGCGCGCCTCTTTATCGGCCAGCCATGCCGACTCCCGACTCTCCCGCCGCACCTGAATCGATCCTGATCATCGACTTCGGAAGCCAGGTCACCCAGCTGATCGCCCGACGCGTCCGCGAAGCCGGCGTCTATAGCGAGATTGTTCCCTTCAGCGCCGCCGAGGCCGCACTCGAACGGATGAAGCCCAAGGGCGTGATTCTCTCGGGATCGCCTGCATCGGTCCCCGCGACCGGCAGCCCGCGCGCCCCGCAATCGGTGTTCGACAGCGGCCTCCCCATCCTTGGCATCTGCTACGGACAGCAGGTGATGAGCCAGCAGCTCGGCGGCCAAGTCGAACCCGGCGGTGCCGACGGCGAACGCGATGGCGAATTCGGCCGCGCCTTCCTGACCGTCACCGAACCCTGTGTGCTGTTCGACGGACTGTGGGAGGTCGGCGAGCGCCATCAGGTCTGGATGAGCCACGGCGACCGCGTCACAGAGTTTGCGCCGGGTTTCCGCATCGTCGCGATCAGCGACGGCGCGCCCTTCGCGCTGATCGCGGACGACGAGCGCCGCTATTACGGCACGCAATTCCACCCCGAGGTGGTTCACACCCCGGACGGGGCGAAACTGATCGCCAATTTCGTCCGCCATGTCTGTGGCTGCAGCGGCGACTGGACGATGGCCGAATTCCGCGCCACCAAGATCGCCGAGATCCGCGAACAGGTCGGCGACCAGCGCGTGTTGTGCGGTCTGTCGGGCGGCGTCGACAGCGCGGTCGCAGCGGTGCTGATCCACGAGGCGATCGGCGAACAGCTCACCTGCGTCTTCGTCGACCACGGCCTGTTGCGCATGAACGAGCGCGAGCAGGTCGAGCGCCTGTTCCGCGACCATTACAACATCCCGCTCGTCGTGGTGGATGCCGAGGAGCGCTTTATGAGCGGCCTCGCAGGCGTCACCGACCCCGAGGCAAAGCGCAAGTTCATCGGCGGCGAATTCATCAACGTCTTTGAGGAAGAAGCGAAGAAGATCGGCGGCGCCGACTTCCTCGCACAGGGCACGCTCTATCCCGACGTCATCGAGAGCGTCAGCTTCACCGGCGGACCGAGCGTCACGATCAAGAGCCACCACAATGTCGGCGGTCTGCCCGAGCGGATGAACATGAACCTCGTCGAACCCTTGCGCGAACTCTTCAAGGACGAAGTAAGGCTGCTCGGCAAGGAGCTGGGACTTCCCGATATCTTCGTCGGCCGCCACCCCTTCCCCGGCCCCGGCCTCGCGATCCGCATCCCCGGCGAAGTCAGCAAGGACCGCTGCGATATCCTGCGCAAGGCCGACGCAGTCTATCTCGAAGAGATCCGCAATGCCGGCCTCTATGATGCGATCTGGCAGGCATTCGCGGTGCTTCTGCCCGTCAAGACCGTCGGCGTGATGGGCGACGGTCGCACCTACGACCATGTCTGCGCGCTGCGCGCCGTGACCTCGACCGACGGCATGACCGCCGACATCTACCCCTTCGACGCGAGCTTCCTCAGCCGCTGCGCGACACGCATCATCAACGAGGTTCAGGGGATCAACCGCGTCGTGTACGACTATACGTCGAAGCCGCCGGGCACGATCGAGTGGGAATGAGATAATCGAGAATCTTCGATATATTATTTTTTATTTACAGGCGATTACGCCGCGCACCGGATACCGTAAATTCTGCATCATCAACGAGCCGTAACTCGTTGAATCCTGCACCGTTCACGTCAAATGCCGAATTCATAGCAACATAATTGACGGTATTTTGGGCCCGATTTTCCGCCAGGTATCGCATAGGGCGGACAAGACAGCTGACAGCTCGCAGGCATTCAGAGCGTAGGGACGACGTGTCCAATCATTGTTTGCCGCCATTCAACAGGCTCCGCCGATCAATGTGCAGCACCGCCGACTGGCCGGTAGATGACCGTCAGCCTTCAGGTCATGCGCGGGCGCACGCGGACCTTCATGAATTGATGCTTCGGGGTGGTCCCGCCAACAGATTGGAGAACAGGCCCGCAACCTGTTCTGCCACGGCATCTTCGCTCTCAACGCCAAGTAGGCCGGGCACCATCTGCCCTTCGATCAGCAGCGTCGAAAGACCCTGCATCATCGACCAGCCGGCTACCGCCGCCACTTTGGAATCGAGCGCCGTATCGGTTCGTCGACTTGTCAAATCAAGCACCGCTGCGCCGAAGAGCTGCGCGGCCGCGATGCGCGCATTGGTCAGTTCGCGGGTCGGCGTCGCGCCCGTAACCTCCTTGTTCCCGATCAGGCGAAACAGCCCGGGGTTGCTGACCGCGAACCTGACAAAGCCGACGCCAAGAAGGCGGTGGCGCTCCGCCGGAGTCTCCGCTTCGGCGGCCGCCTCGACCATCTTGTCGTGCAGCTTCCAGAAGGCGCGCGATGCGACGGCCATCAGCAGCGCCTGCTTGTCGGGGAAGTGGAAATAGGGCGCATTGTGCGACAAGCCCGCAACCCGCGCCACTTCGCGAATGCTGATCGTCGCCTTGCCCGTGCGTTCGATTTCGGCGGTCGCGACTTCGATCAGCTTTTCACGCACGCCCGGATTCTTTCCGGTCTGTTCGGCCAGCGGCTCTCCGGCGCGGGGCAGAGAGGACGCCAGCCCCAATATATCCTGAAACTCGGCATTGTCCGCAACGTCGGGCGCGATGTCCGGACGATATTTGCTGATGTCGTCGATCGTCAGCGTCGATCCGGCGGCGACGCTCGCAGCCTGAATTTCGGGATCCATGAACGGCGCGGTGTCGAAATAGTCGGCGGCATAGATCACCCAGCCGCCCTTGTAGCGCCGGATGCTGCTGCCGCGCGTCATCACGACGCGTTCACCGCCCGGCAGCACCGCCACCTGGCGCCACTCGCTATACGACATATCGCCGTCGAACACCGGCTTCTCGGTCAGTTCGAATTCGATATGGCCAGCCTTGGGCATCACATCGGCAAGCCAGTCGTGGATAGCCTTGCGCCCGTGAACCTCGCCGAAGATCGGATCGATATAGACCGAGTCCGTCGGATGCAGCAGCGCGCTGAACTCCGAATAGAAATCGGCGCCGCGCGGCTGTTCGAAGATCAGATCGTGAAGGTCGCGGTTCGACAGGCCGGTCGGACGATCGGCGGGACCCTTCGCATGATTGGCGCGCCATGCCGCCGCCGCCTTCGACAACTTCGCGGGCGGCGCGGTGCGAACCCAGGCTTTGGTGGGCACCCGCGGCCAGTCGGGCAAAGGCGCGACGCGCTCGCCCTGCTTTTCCCGAAAGGCCATGCCCATGCGGATTGGTGTCGTGTCGAAGAAATCGACAGCATCGCGCACCCAGCCGTCGCGATAGCGTCGAACGCTGACGCCGCGGACGATCTTCACCCACTCACCGTTCACCGGCTGCGTCAATTGCCATTCGTCGATCGACGTCCCCCCTTCGCTATCGTCGAGGAAAGCAGCGGGGAATACGGGGTCGAAGCTGGCGCCACTACCCTGCCCCGACATGATCGGGACGAGCCAGGCGCGGATCGCGCGCTGGCCGTGCAGATCGCCGAAGAAGGGGTCGATATAGACCGACTTTTCGGGGTCGAGCATGTCGCTGTGAACTTCGAAGAAACGTTCGCCGAGCGAGCGGTCGTTGATTACCGAGTGGATGTCGCGATGCGACAGCCCGCTGGGCGTTCCGACGAAGCGCGCGGGATCGAGCGGTTTGCCCTTGGTCTCTTCACGATAGTGGTCAATCCACGCCTGCGCGGCCGGGCTATGGTCGGGACGCCATAAAGTCTGCTGTCGTTCCAGCGCAGCCTTGGCCTCCGCGGTTCGTTCCATATGCGTCTCGCTCTGATCTGGTTTCGCCATAGCGCCGCTACCCGCGACGCACAGCAACAATGCGATTCCGATGCGCCTGATCATGTCCATGCTCCCCGGTCAAAATCGATAGCGCAGAAGCAGGCCATAGCTGCGCGGGCGGCCCGGCACGCCCAGGTAAGAGCCGACGAGACGATTGAAGCCCGGCCCGCCGCCGAGCACCGATCCGATCAGGCCGCAGTTCACAAGATAATCGGTATCGGTCAGGTTGCGCGCCCACGCCTGGACGTCGATCCGGTCGCCATTCATGCGGACGCCGACACGGGCATTCAGAAGGCCATAGCCCTTCTGCCGGCAAATCGGGTCGCCTGTCTGATCGAGATTCTGGGCGCTGGTGTAGAGACCGTCGAGGCCGCCGTAGACTTCCGCCGTCTTCCCGATCGGCACCGAATAAAGCGCCGAACTCGCGAGCTGCCAGCGCGGCGCATTGGCAAGATCGGAGCCTGACCGATCGCCGAAGCCGCCGCCCGGAAGCGGCCCGTTCGGATAGTTGCGATAAGTCGCCTTGTTATAGGCGGCCGATCCCATCAGCGACAGACGACCCAACTCCGCGCTCGCTTCGAACTCCACCCCGCTCGACCGCGCGCGCGCGGCGTTGGTCGTCCGGATTTCGGGCGGATCGAAAACATTGACCTGCAGATCCTTGAAATCGATGCGGAAGGCCGAGAGCGCTACCGAGACCTTGCGGTCGAGCAGCAACGCCTTCAGTCCGACTTCGTAATTGCGCGCCGATTCCTTGCCGAACTCGAGCCGGGCGGGATCAAGCGACGCCGCGCTGCCCGAAAGCCCGCCGCCGTTGAACCCGCCCGACTTCGAGCCCTCCGAATAAGTCGCATAGACGTTGAGGTCGCGTGCGACTTCGTAGGAGATGCTGCCCATGAGCGCGAGATCGCGCTCGGTCCGTTCGAACCGCGTCGGAGGAAAGGAGAGGAAACCCGCAAGCCCGCCGAACAGCGTGCCCACTGTCTGCGAGGTTACGAAATCGCGATGCTCACGGTCGCCGCGCACGCCGACGCGCAGCGTGAGCCGCTCGGTCGGCTTGAAGCCAAACTGGCCGAAGATCGCCTTGCTGTCGATATCGAGGTCGGTCTGCGCCAGCTGCTGCGTGCCCCCGAAGACCGGCGGCAGGCCCGCGAGCGTCGCGTCGTCGACATTTGTCTGCAGATCGCTCTCCAGACTGGCCTTGTGCAGATAGACGCCGACAAGCCAGTCGAATGGCCCGTCGCTGGTCGAGACGAGGCGCAGTTCCTCGCTCAGCTGCCACTGCTTGTTGTCGCGGCCCGACCGGAAATAGGGTTCAGCGCTGAAGTCGAGGTCGATGAAATTCTTCGAGGTGAAACCGCGGTAGCCGGTGAGCGAGGTCAGCGACGCCCCGTCGAAATCATAGGTGAGATTTGCGAAGCCGCCCCAGCTCTTGACGCTGTTTTCTTCCGCGTTCGGCGTCTTGGATACCGTCCGATCATAAACATTGCCCGGTGTGACCGCAGAAAAGGGCGGCGGCAGGAACAGGAAGGCCGGGTCGAAGCCAACCAGAAGCAGGTCGCCGATCGAGCTGTTGGTGCGATCGCTCTGGAAATCGGCGCCAAGCGTGACGGTCAGATCATCGGCGGGCTTGGCGAAAAACTTCGCGCGAAAGCCGTATCGACGAAGATCGCCGACCGCAGCGCCATCAACGCTGTTGCGCCGGAGCCCGTCGTCGTCGCTGAAATATCCGCTGACCGAGATCGCGGCGACGTCGCGGATGACCGGCACCTGGACATTGCCGCGCAACCGGATGCTTTCGTAATTGCCATATTGGGCATCGAACACCGCCTTGCTGTCTACGAGCGACGGCGTTTGGGTAATGATGTTGATCGCACCAACGGTCGAATTCTTGCCATAGAGCGTGCCCTGCGGCCCGCGCAGAACCTCGACGCGTTCGAGATCGATCAATTCGGGATTGAGCTGTTCGGGGCGCTGCAGATAGACGCCATCGACATAGAAGGCGACGTTCGGATCGATCCCGGGCTGCGTATTGCGTGCGGTGCTGGTCAGGCCGCGTATCGTGACCTTGTTGTCGCTCTGGCTGCCTTGCCCGAAGTCGAGCCGGGTATTGGGAACGAAGCGTGCCGCGTCTTCGAGCGAGCCGATGTTGCGCTTCTCGACGAAATCGGAACCGATCACCGAGATCGCAAGCGGCAGGTCGATCACGCGTTCGTCGCGTTTCTGCGCCGTCACCACGATGTCGACGCCAGACTGTTCGGCCTCCCCCGCCGCCTCTTGCGCCATTGCGCCCGGGCTCCCCATTCCCGCCAGCAGCGCCAGAACCGACACGCAAGCGATCGCTCTTCCGTTTCCAGACATCCCCATCTCCCACGGCACCCGCATTTTTGCGGCTATGGTACGAAGGTCCCCCAATTGCTTGACACTGACAAGTAATCAATTTGACAGTGTCAAGCAATGCGCAAAATGGCGCTAGACGGGCTTCGCAATCCCGGCAGCCCGAAAGGATCGTCCCCTATGACCGACAGCGAAGAATTGGTGCATCTGTCACGCCGCGGCCCGGTGTCACTGATTTCCTTCCAGCCGCTCGCCGACGGAACAATCTCCACGGTCGGGGCTGCGGCGCTCGGCCAGATCATCGAACGCGAGCTCGGCGATGACGACATCCGCGCCATCATTCTTACCGGCGCCCGCGACGGCATCTTCATCCGTCATGGCAATCTTGCGGAGATCGGCCAGGCGGCGGCATCGCTGGCGAGTGGCGCCGTTACAGAAGAGGATTTTCTCGGGTCGCCGTTTGCGACCCTTTGTGCCCTGCTCGACGGCG
Coding sequences within:
- a CDS encoding TonB-dependent receptor; the protein is MAQEAAGEAEQSGVDIVVTAQKRDERVIDLPLAISVIGSDFVEKRNIGSLEDAARFVPNTRLDFGQGSQSDNKVTIRGLTSTARNTQPGIDPNVAFYVDGVYLQRPEQLNPELIDLERVEVLRGPQGTLYGKNSTVGAINIITQTPSLVDSKAVFDAQYGNYESIRLRGNVQVPVIRDVAAISVSGYFSDDDGLRRNSVDGAAVGDLRRYGFRAKFFAKPADDLTVTLGADFQSDRTNSSIGDLLLVGFDPAFLFLPPPFSAVTPGNVYDRTVSKTPNAEENSVKSWGGFANLTYDFDGASLTSLTGYRGFTSKNFIDLDFSAEPYFRSGRDNKQWQLSEELRLVSTSDGPFDWLVGVYLHKASLESDLQTNVDDATLAGLPPVFGGTQQLAQTDLDIDSKAIFGQFGFKPTERLTLRVGVRGDREHRDFVTSQTVGTLFGGLAGFLSFPPTRFERTERDLALMGSISYEVARDLNVYATYSEGSKSGGFNGGGLSGSAASLDPARLEFGKESARNYEVGLKALLLDRKVSVALSAFRIDFKDLQVNVFDPPEIRTTNAARARSSGVEFEASAELGRLSLMGSAAYNKATYRNYPNGPLPGGGFGDRSGSDLANAPRWQLASSALYSVPIGKTAEVYGGLDGLYTSAQNLDQTGDPICRQKGYGLLNARVGVRMNGDRIDVQAWARNLTDTDYLVNCGLIGSVLGGGPGFNRLVGSYLGVPGRPRSYGLLLRYRF
- a CDS encoding nuclear transport factor 2 family protein, coding for MIRRIGIALLLCVAGSGAMAKPDQSETHMERTAEAKAALERQQTLWRPDHSPAAQAWIDHYREETKGKPLDPARFVGTPSGLSHRDIHSVINDRSLGERFFEVHSDMLDPEKSVYIDPFFGDLHGQRAIRAWLVPIMSGQGSGASFDPVFPAAFLDDSEGGTSIDEWQLTQPVNGEWVKIVRGVSVRRYRDGWVRDAVDFFDTTPIRMGMAFREKQGERVAPLPDWPRVPTKAWVRTAPPAKLSKAAAAWRANHAKGPADRPTGLSNRDLHDLIFEQPRGADFYSEFSALLHPTDSVYIDPIFGEVHGRKAIHDWLADVMPKAGHIEFELTEKPVFDGDMSYSEWRQVAVLPGGERVVMTRGSSIRRYKGGWVIYAADYFDTAPFMDPEIQAASVAAGSTLTIDDISKYRPDIAPDVADNAEFQDILGLASSLPRAGEPLAEQTGKNPGVREKLIEVATAEIERTGKATISIREVARVAGLSHNAPYFHFPDKQALLMAVASRAFWKLHDKMVEAAAEAETPAERHRLLGVGFVRFAVSNPGLFRLIGNKEVTGATPTRELTNARIAAAQLFGAAVLDLTSRRTDTALDSKVAAVAGWSMMQGLSTLLIEGQMVPGLLGVESEDAVAEQVAGLFSNLLAGPPRSINS
- a CDS encoding ABC transporter ATP-binding protein encodes the protein MKKYRLSLSTRALLLAAGASLAMPAMAETETAAAVAVDAVDQPAEPAAAPADQDDDQYDQDEIVVTAPRLAGQLDTDIAAEAELDEAAIASYGVSNVSELLDALAPQTRSGRGRGSGRPIILVNGRRIGGFGEVRNLPPEAIAKVEIFPEEVALQYGYAATDRVVNLVLKPNFRQIAVEAEGGIPTQGGRFQSEIDPSFLMIGKNGRVNINAGWEHATILRESERDLRYDPATNDAAEAVARSLLPATDTYSIDGTIQRSLNKVTDASLNLRFDQTDSLSLLGPGAGGVSDPLRRDSRTQNITATASVNGMLGDWRWAATSNYSDSDQRIFTDRIGTTRDRFDSSSQNFGGNVNFSGSLGDGWAGPVRASVTGSYSGLRYDSRSERGATITTSDLSRDLPSVFGSLNIPLLDPEYHAGPIRLSANLSAEVEKPSDFETLKSWGASLNWVLSKNFSIVTSFNSDEAAPSVTQLGAAPLTTPDVTYYDFATGQTVRITTTSGGNPFLLTERRRDLKIGLNWSPPMIEGLDLSINYNRNKSYDTANSFPLLTPEIEAAFPGRAIRDANGVLIALDQRPVNYDRAENSQIRWGFNFGKSFAQPKGGGQGLGGPGGAPRGEGGPPPGAGRGPGGGGGGGFRGRGGPGGGMFGQPQGGRWQVSLYHTIKLTDKVLIGPGIPELDLLNGSATGSGGGSNRHLVELDGGVFYKGMGARVSAKYDSGSTVVGGSAGDLKFGDLATFNLRFFMDFSQKPEITKSLPFLKGSRLRLSIDNLFDAQRKITDANGIVPLNYQPGYTDPLGRYVELEWRKAF
- the guaA gene encoding glutamine-hydrolyzing GMP synthase, encoding MPTPDSPAAPESILIIDFGSQVTQLIARRVREAGVYSEIVPFSAAEAALERMKPKGVILSGSPASVPATGSPRAPQSVFDSGLPILGICYGQQVMSQQLGGQVEPGGADGERDGEFGRAFLTVTEPCVLFDGLWEVGERHQVWMSHGDRVTEFAPGFRIVAISDGAPFALIADDERRYYGTQFHPEVVHTPDGAKLIANFVRHVCGCSGDWTMAEFRATKIAEIREQVGDQRVLCGLSGGVDSAVAAVLIHEAIGEQLTCVFVDHGLLRMNEREQVERLFRDHYNIPLVVVDAEERFMSGLAGVTDPEAKRKFIGGEFINVFEEEAKKIGGADFLAQGTLYPDVIESVSFTGGPSVTIKSHHNVGGLPERMNMNLVEPLRELFKDEVRLLGKELGLPDIFVGRHPFPGPGLAIRIPGEVSKDRCDILRKADAVYLEEIRNAGLYDAIWQAFAVLLPVKTVGVMGDGRTYDHVCALRAVTSTDGMTADIYPFDASFLSRCATRIINEVQGINRVVYDYTSKPPGTIEWE